The Methanocella sp. genomic sequence TCGCCTACCTGGGCTATGACGAGACGTACCGGCGCGACCTCATCGAGAAGGCCGTCTGGAAGGCCATGCACGAAGAGGCGGTCCGGCGCCTAAAGAAGAGCGGCGTCATCAAGACGCACGAGAAGCTAACCTAAGCTGTTACGATCTCGTCGCCGAATAGGTGCGTTCTCACTTTTACCGTTTTAACCTTCGACCGTTCCCTGGCAGCCCTCGCCAGCTCCAGTAGCCTGTTCCTGTGGATGGACTCCGTGGCCTTGAGCCTCTCGTCCATGGCGACCTCGGGACGGCCTTGCTGGACCACATAGGCGTCGGCGCACTCGACGGCGCAGGCGATCCTGGCGATGTCCTCGGGCTGATCGCTGATGCCCTGGAAAACGGTCGTCCGCGCCTCAAAGAACTTTATCTTATTATCGCGCCGGAGCTCGCAGCACAGCGCCAGCGAGCGCTTTATCGCGGCAAAGGCGTCCATTTCCAGCTCCCTGCAGGCGGCACGGTACGCCTCGTACTCCAGGGGCGCCTTAACGTCCAGGAATACGGCATCCAGCAGGCCGGTGTTCGCCAGCTCTGCGATACGGCCCGGGTAGGCGCCGTTGGTATGGACGCCCACGAGTAAGCCCTGCTCTTTTACAAAAGAGGCCATCTCTTTGAGGGCGGCGGGTTGCATGAAGGGCTCGCCTCCCGAGAACACGACGCCATCCACGAAGCGGGAGGCATCGAGCACTTTCGCATTGACAGACTCGGTGTCGACGGGCTGAATGTCCTCGGGCACCTCGATAAAGCGTGCGTTAGAGCAATAGGGGCACTTCATGGGGCATCCCCACATGAAAACGACCAGCACGACCTTGCCCGGCCAGTCCAGCGTCGACGTCGGGATGACGTCCCCGAGGTTCAGCTTCATGAATGAATAACATGGAGCTAAAAGACTATAAACGTTACCGGCACTCCATTACAAGGCAATATGTGCATTGTACTTTTTGCCTCTATGCCTCCATAGCTCTCTATCAGTAGTTCTGCGCTGCGTGTCACGGGAAAATTCGAAACCCATAAATCGCTAATAAAAACGACTAAAGAAAAAGAGCAAAGGGAGGCAAATGGCCCCCCTATATTAAATGCAGTACCTGCGCCGGTCGCGGAGCTCGGCGACCTTGGCGTCGTTCCAGCCGCCCGTGACCGAGTCGCCGCTGCCGATGCGCTGGCAGTAGCCTGTGATCCTCGAGTAGTACTCCAGGGCGGAGCCGGTGGCGCCGCAGTTCTGGCAGGCCTTTTGCAGGCCGCCGGAGGCCGTCGAGCAGTTCTTGCAGGTCGTCAGGTCGCGCGTATAGTCGAACAGGCCCATGTTGGTGTTGCGGCACAGCTTCTCCGTTAAGGACATCAGTCCCTCCGGGTTCGGCGTGCCCTCGCCCAGGAAGAGGTGCGTGATGTGGCCGCCATTGCATACCGGGTGGAACTCGCCCTCGAGCCTCGCCCGCTCGAACAACGGCACGTCCGCGTCGACCTCCAGGTGGGAGCTGTTAGTGTAGTACACGTTGGCCTTCTCCCGGTCGCCCTTGACGATTGCCCGGTCGCCGAACTCGAGGAGGTCGAGCTTCGCGAAGCGGCCCGCCGTCGACTCCGCCGGAGACTGCGTGAGCGTCCAGCGCCAGTCCGTCATCTCGGTGCGGAACTCGGCCCAGTCGCGCATGTACTTTATGAGGTCCATGCCGAAGTCGTAGGCGTCCTTCGACTCGTGGAGGGCCTTGCCCATGTGGATCCTGGCGAATTCGTTTAAGCCAACGAATCCTACCGTGTGCGTCAGGTCCTTGAACTGGTAGTAGTCCTCGCCGCTCTTGCCCTTCTGGGTCAGGAACGGGAGGAGCTTGTTCTCGTAAAGGCGCCTCTCCATCAGGTTGTGCTTGATCTCCAGCGACTCGCGGCACAGGTCGAGCCGCTGGTCGAGGAGCTCGAAGACCTTGTTATCGTCGCCGTTCGCCTCGATGGCGATCCGCGGCAGGTTGATGGTGTGATAGTGGATGTTGCCCGTCCGCATGGTGCTATACCTGGGGTTCGGGTAGCCCTGCCGGTCGGCCCAGTCCCCGCTGAGGCGGGTGCGGCAGCCCATGCTGTTGACCGCCTGGTGCTGCCACCCGGGCAGCATGTTCAGGATGTACGGGGTGCCGTACTTCGAGAAGAGGTAATGCACCTTGAGCAGCAGCTCCTGCTGCTTCGGGTCCTTGAAGGCCGAGTCCCGCACTTTGACTATAGTGTTCGGGAAAAGGTGCGGCTTGCCCCGGGCGTCGCCGTCCAGGAACACGTCGAGTAAGGCCTCGGTGAAGACGATGAGCTCGTCCTCGAAGTCGCCGTACTTGCCGACGATCTTGCCCTTCGGGCCGACGGCCGGCTCGTCCCTCAGGAACGGCGGAACGGTCAGCTCGATGTTGATGTTCGAGAAGACGACCTGGCCGCCCCGGGCCACGTACTGCATGTTCATCTCGTAGACGAACGCCTGGGCTACTTGCTTTACTTCGTCGTAGCTCATGCCCGTGAAGAACGGGGCCATGAACACGTTGAAGTTGTCCAGCGACTGCCCGCCCGCCATGTTGGTCTGGCTGCTCGCCAGTATCTTGGCGGCGTGGAGCGCCGCGACCATGGCGTGCTTGGGCGGCGCCGCGACCGACGTGTGGTCGCCCGTGCCGTCGACGCGCAGGCCGTTCTGGAAGAACCAGGACAGGTCGTGCTGCAGACAGTTGGGCCGGACGGCGAAGTAGTCGGCGTCGTGTAAGTGGATGTCGCCCCGCAGGTGGGCATCCGTGATATGGCGGGGAAGGATCTTCACTAAAAGGTACTCGCGAAGTATCTGGTCGCCGGCGAACTTGTGGATCGTCTCGGGGTTGTGGTGCAGGTTCGCGTTCTCCTTGCTGCCCTTCTCGATGAGCTGGGTGACGTCGTACACCGGCATGCCCAGCCTCGTGTACTGCGAGCGCGCTTCCTCAAGCCCCTCTTCGAGAAGCTGGACCGTCACGATCTCACGGATGAGGGGCGCGGTGAGGTAATTGACCTTGAGCTTGCGCAGCTTGCCCTCGACCTCCTTTGAGACGTGGGAGGCCACTTCCCGGGACAGGTCCGCTTCCTTGACGAGAGAGTCCTCGATGAATTTCGGGTCGAAGCGCTCGAGCGTGCCCCTGGACGTCCTCACGAACATCTCGTGGGCCTGCTTATACTTCAGCGCAGCTTCGGGGTTCCGCTGGTCGACCAGGTTGATCAGAATCGTACGCAATGTTCTGGTGGACATGCCGTCGTATATCTTATACTGCAGCTCGTCCGCTATATCAGCGGCCATCTTGTAGGGCACGCCAGAACGTATGAGGCTAACGACCACCTTATTGGGGTCGTACAGCTCTATCCTGCTGTCGGATTTTATGATGTAGATGCTCCCCTCTCGCGCCTTGCTGCCGTAAGACGCAGGTGGAGCACTCGTGCTGTCGGATCTTGTATAATAAGCCATTCAACCATCCCTTTTTGTCACATGGGATATGTGACCCGAACGTTTTTGCCACCTGATGTAATACTTGTAGTGCTTGCGAGATTATAAGGTTTCTCGTGCGTACTTCATAAGTGGACAATTATATTTATGGTCATATCTCATTTAGTAGTTGACGGTATTGAAGTGGCGGCTCGTTAATCCCTTGGGCCGCCAAATACACGTAATCGCATCGCAGGCTTCCGATAGTAATCCACTTCGCTTACACTACTTTTAACTATTATTGTAATTATATTTTAATAACCATCCTTGAAGATATGAGGCAAATATTTTTACAAAAAATCAATTATAATATAAGGTCACCACCATGGACGTGCGATCGATAG encodes the following:
- a CDS encoding anaerobic ribonucleoside-triphosphate reductase activating protein, giving the protein MKLNLGDVIPTSTLDWPGKVVLVVFMWGCPMKCPYCSNARFIEVPEDIQPVDTESVNAKVLDASRFVDGVVFSGGEPFMQPAALKEMASFVKEQGLLVGVHTNGAYPGRIAELANTGLLDAVFLDVKAPLEYEAYRAACRELEMDAFAAIKRSLALCCELRRDNKIKFFEARTTVFQGISDQPEDIARIACAVECADAYVVQQGRPEVAMDERLKATESIHRNRLLELARAARERSKVKTVKVRTHLFGDEIVTA
- the nrdD gene encoding anaerobic ribonucleoside-triphosphate reductase, which gives rise to MAYYTRSDSTSAPPASYGSKAREGSIYIIKSDSRIELYDPNKVVVSLIRSGVPYKMAADIADELQYKIYDGMSTRTLRTILINLVDQRNPEAALKYKQAHEMFVRTSRGTLERFDPKFIEDSLVKEADLSREVASHVSKEVEGKLRKLKVNYLTAPLIREIVTVQLLEEGLEEARSQYTRLGMPVYDVTQLIEKGSKENANLHHNPETIHKFAGDQILREYLLVKILPRHITDAHLRGDIHLHDADYFAVRPNCLQHDLSWFFQNGLRVDGTGDHTSVAAPPKHAMVAALHAAKILASSQTNMAGGQSLDNFNVFMAPFFTGMSYDEVKQVAQAFVYEMNMQYVARGGQVVFSNINIELTVPPFLRDEPAVGPKGKIVGKYGDFEDELIVFTEALLDVFLDGDARGKPHLFPNTIVKVRDSAFKDPKQQELLLKVHYLFSKYGTPYILNMLPGWQHQAVNSMGCRTRLSGDWADRQGYPNPRYSTMRTGNIHYHTINLPRIAIEANGDDNKVFELLDQRLDLCRESLEIKHNLMERRLYENKLLPFLTQKGKSGEDYYQFKDLTHTVGFVGLNEFARIHMGKALHESKDAYDFGMDLIKYMRDWAEFRTEMTDWRWTLTQSPAESTAGRFAKLDLLEFGDRAIVKGDREKANVYYTNSSHLEVDADVPLFERARLEGEFHPVCNGGHITHLFLGEGTPNPEGLMSLTEKLCRNTNMGLFDYTRDLTTCKNCSTASGGLQKACQNCGATGSALEYYSRITGYCQRIGSGDSVTGGWNDAKVAELRDRRRYCI